Below is a genomic region from Actinomyces weissii.
ACGGCGGCGGAGCAGGCGGCGGCGCTGGCTGCCGGGGAGGTCTCCTCCCGCGAGCTGACCCAGGCCCACCTGGACCGCATCAGTGCGGTTGACGACGCAGTGGGCGCCTTCCTGGACGTGGACGCCGCCAAGGCCCTGGCCGCCGCGGACGCTGCGGACGCCGCCCGCCGCGAGGGCCGGGCCACCAGCGAGCTGACCGGCGTGCCGGTGGCCGTCAAGGACCTGTTCGTCACCCGCGGCCAGGTAACCACCGCCGCCTCCCGGATCCTGGAGGGCTGGGTGCCGCCCTACGACGCCACCGCGGTGGCCAACCTGCGGGCAGCCCACCTGCCGGTGCTGGGCAAGACGAACCTGGACGAGTTCGCCATGGGTGGCTCCACCGAGCACTCTGCCTTCAAGCGCACCGCCAACCCCTGGGACCTGGGGCGTATCCCGGGCGGCTCCTCGGGCGGGTCGGCGGCGGCCGTCGGCGCCTTCGAGGCGCCGCTGGCCCTGGGCACGGACACGGGCGGCTCGATCCGCCAGCCGGCTGCGGTCACGGGCACGGTGGGGGTCAAGCCCACCTACGGCACGGTCTCCCGCTACGGGGTGATCGCCATGGCCTCCTCCCTGGACACCCCCGGCCCTATGGCCCGCACGGTGCTGGACACGGCGCTGCTGCACGACGTGGTGGCCTCCCACGACCCGCTGGACTCCACCAGCCTGGCTGACGCCCCCCGGGGCATGGCTGCGGTGGTGCGGGCGGCCCAGGAGGGCCGGGACCTCACGGGCCTGCGCGTGGGCGTCATCCAGGAGCTGGACGGCGGTGAGGGCTACCACGCCGGCGTCGTCGCCTCCTTCCACTCAGCCCTGGAGCTGCTGGAGGCGGCGGGGGCCCGGCTGGAGACCGTCTCCCTGCCGCACCTGGAGTACGCGCTGGACGCCTACTACCTGATCATGCCGGCGGAGGCCTCCTCCAACCTGGCCCGCTACGACGGCATGCGCTACGGCCTGCGGGTGGAGCCCGCCAGCGGGCCGGTGACCGCGGAGACGGTTATGGCCGCCACCCGGGGCGCGGGCTTCGGGGACGAGGTCAAGCGCCGCGTCATCCTGGGCACGCACGTGCTCTCGGCGGGCTACTACGACGCCTACTACGGCAGCGCCCAGAAGGTGCGCACCCTGGTGCAGCGTGACTTTGACGCCGCCTGGCAGGGGCATGACGTGCTGGTCTCACCGACCGCCCCGGTCACGGCCTACCGGTTCGGGGAGAAGGACGACCCGCTGGCTATGTACAAGCTGGACGTGACCACGATCCCCGCGAACCTGGCCGGGGTGCCGGGCATGAGCCTGCCCTCTGGACTGAGCGACGACGGCCTGCCGGTGGGCTTCCAGGTGCTGGCGCCCCAGCGCGCCGACGACCGTCTCTACCGTGTGGGCGCGGTGCTTGAGGCCGCGTTGGAGGAGCGCTGGGGCGGGCGCCTGCTCGCCCAGGCCCCTGAGCTGGAGGTGAAGTGAGATGGCTGACGAGCTGATGGACTTCGAGGAGGCCGTGCGCCGCTACGACCCCGTCATCGGGCTGGAGGTGCACGTCGAGCTGGGCACCGCCACCAAGATGTTCGACGCCGCCCCCAACGTCTTCGGGGCGCAGCCGAACACCATGGTCACGCCCACCTCGGTGGGGCTGCCGGGGGCGCTGCCGGTGGTCAACGCCAAGGGGGTGGAGTACGCCGTCCGCATCGGCCTGGCCCTGGGCTGCGAGATCGCCGAGTCCTGCCGCTTTGCGCGCAAGAACTACTTCTACCCGGACCTGTCCAAGGACTTCCAGACCTCCCAGTCCGACGAGCCGATCGCCTTCGACGGCGCCCTGGAGGTGGAGCTGGGCGACGGCACCCTGTTCACGGTGCCGATCGAGCGCGCCCACATGGAGGAGGACGCGGGCAAGAACACCCACGTGGGTGGGGCTGACGGCCGTATCGAGGGGGCCTCGCACTCCCTGGTGGACTACAACCGGGCCGGGGTGCCCCTGGTGGAGATCGTCTCCAGGCCGGTGGTGGGGGCGGGGGCCCGGGCCCCGGAGGTGGCGGCCACCTACGTGCGCACCCTGCGTGACATCTTCCGGGCCCTGGGGGTCTCGGAGGCCCGTATGGAGCGCGGCAACGTGCGCGCGGACGTGAACGTGTCCTTGCGCGAGTCCCCGGAGGCGCCTTTCGGTACCCGCACGGAGACCAAGAACGTCAACACCTTCAAGGGGATCGAGGCCGTGGTGCGCTACGAGGTCTGCCGCCAGGCGGCGATCCTGGCCAGCGGGGGGCAGGTGCTCCAGGAGACCCGCCACGGGCAGGCGGACGGCACCACCCGGCCGGGCCGGGTCAAGTCGGACGCGGACGACTACCGCTACTTCCCGGAGCCGGACCTGGTGCCGGTGGCGCCCAGCCGGGAGTGGGTGGAGGAGATTCGCGCCTCCCTGCCCGAGCTGCCGGCCGCCAAGCGCCGTCGCCTGAAGGCGGAGTGGGGCCTGGCCGACGACGAGATGCGTGACGTGGTCAACGCCGGGGCCCTGGACCTGATCGAGGCGACCGTGGCGGCGGGCACTACCGGGCAGGCCGCCCGCAAGTGGTGGATGGGTGAGCTGGCCCGGCACGCCAAGGACCAGGAGGTGTCCCTGGAGGAGCTGGCGGTCACTCCCGCACAGGTGGCGCAGCTGCAGGGCCTGGTGGACAGCGGCAGGCTGACCGACAAGCTGGCCCGCCAGGTCCTGGAGGGGGTGCTGGCTGGTGAGGGCGACCCGGCTGCCGTGGTGGAGGCCCGCGGGCTGGAGGTGGTCTCGGACGACTCGGCCCTGCTGGCGGCGGTGGACGAGGCGCTGGCCGCCAACCCGGACGTGGCTGAGAAGATCCGCGGCGGCAAGGTGCAGGCGGCCGGGGCCATTGTCGGTGCCGTGATGAAGGCCACCAAGGGCCAGGCGGACGCCAAGCGGGTGCGGGAGCTGGTCATGGGGCGCGTGGGGGCCTGAAGCTCAGGCCTGGCCGCGAAAAAGCCTAGGCCTGGCCCCGAGAACTGGGCCGCCGGTGGGGTGGGGGTTGTCTGAGACCTCCACCCCACCGGCGTTTCTCAGTGGAAGAGCGCACCG
It encodes:
- the gatA gene encoding Asp-tRNA(Asn)/Glu-tRNA(Gln) amidotransferase subunit GatA translates to MSVSVKSTAAEQAAALAAGEVSSRELTQAHLDRISAVDDAVGAFLDVDAAKALAAADAADAARREGRATSELTGVPVAVKDLFVTRGQVTTAASRILEGWVPPYDATAVANLRAAHLPVLGKTNLDEFAMGGSTEHSAFKRTANPWDLGRIPGGSSGGSAAAVGAFEAPLALGTDTGGSIRQPAAVTGTVGVKPTYGTVSRYGVIAMASSLDTPGPMARTVLDTALLHDVVASHDPLDSTSLADAPRGMAAVVRAAQEGRDLTGLRVGVIQELDGGEGYHAGVVASFHSALELLEAAGARLETVSLPHLEYALDAYYLIMPAEASSNLARYDGMRYGLRVEPASGPVTAETVMAATRGAGFGDEVKRRVILGTHVLSAGYYDAYYGSAQKVRTLVQRDFDAAWQGHDVLVSPTAPVTAYRFGEKDDPLAMYKLDVTTIPANLAGVPGMSLPSGLSDDGLPVGFQVLAPQRADDRLYRVGAVLEAALEERWGGRLLAQAPELEVK
- the gatB gene encoding Asp-tRNA(Asn)/Glu-tRNA(Gln) amidotransferase subunit GatB, with amino-acid sequence MADELMDFEEAVRRYDPVIGLEVHVELGTATKMFDAAPNVFGAQPNTMVTPTSVGLPGALPVVNAKGVEYAVRIGLALGCEIAESCRFARKNYFYPDLSKDFQTSQSDEPIAFDGALEVELGDGTLFTVPIERAHMEEDAGKNTHVGGADGRIEGASHSLVDYNRAGVPLVEIVSRPVVGAGARAPEVAATYVRTLRDIFRALGVSEARMERGNVRADVNVSLRESPEAPFGTRTETKNVNTFKGIEAVVRYEVCRQAAILASGGQVLQETRHGQADGTTRPGRVKSDADDYRYFPEPDLVPVAPSREWVEEIRASLPELPAAKRRRLKAEWGLADDEMRDVVNAGALDLIEATVAAGTTGQAARKWWMGELARHAKDQEVSLEELAVTPAQVAQLQGLVDSGRLTDKLARQVLEGVLAGEGDPAAVVEARGLEVVSDDSALLAAVDEALAANPDVAEKIRGGKVQAAGAIVGAVMKATKGQADAKRVRELVMGRVGA